Proteins found in one Penaeus vannamei isolate JL-2024 chromosome 43, ASM4276789v1, whole genome shotgun sequence genomic segment:
- the LOC113830183 gene encoding serine/arginine repetitive matrix protein 2-like isoform X3, which translates to MKTKKLATTENYSAVAVRAKLSVEVEQRKRLGAWAKRVLVLDGATLYAYKTKGEGGSVGGWAVGGADVHVGKGNDSTRDDGRHILVVSRPPAYKLTFSFNTTYEQARMVQALSSSGATVTGLDAIMLMKNLRRQQEEEEREQAGGGRRQSLLEICGQSPPPATQGPEGSPAGEGQGAKESQGHEGKIGDLMQEISSTIFSEETGVVSNPLYTSLINLSSPSLKSAPNGDLHSPSHTSGSAAKASLAAGPPSEALAGGRKENAKVNPVPKPPRSGFPERSQSWEPPGSQGPDDGTQVRLKRQSFSSFGEGSTLACGGSGESSEDDDVFGEVTPEVKEDLAEAKNQLLSQKDSYEKRSDSEVSDADSAENSRRNQSKVAKFIKRFESIDQQSNGSRSSRSDEEDDEEEGQPEKTDDVYEEDLNKMKLERGLSIDSQSGGDFQASELIGSIARDSPQSLESDKIPLSFSDESAGTDKEESSSENGDREPHSNGISTSSEDQFEKLYLELSQESPDHTNGFGNTNGSEETTQPNGTDPGQRNGETTPKDPLVEETEANGEDAVDSPETTPMKRVNSIIKKKNKDSTSSGTVKRVQFNLDIQTVEPQPVSDDRTPHPPQPKEKKEPPTDQPKKKSTKDPTPAKASPPPEVPPNSPVKKPSSPASSPTKKKSPDSPSKKGGRSSPSPTRSPSKKKGILSSLFASSASKKGAGSSAKEETTKGDDATNIPKPQTKEASGLQRQTTLDMSAPVVMSGLADMAGSLSGRLNTRRIEVRDGHVLAFMPKSSAPSTRISLYGLSVMPVLGGAHAHALTLNRGSRCMMLIKLGSREEMMRWINTLSDEVIKMTPTDQRSGLTLFPTPRQDSSGKEEGARDEEGKEGDAEEEEEGGEEAKNRVNEEEVSEVTEVREKDDVDDTDGAVVMRKEVASLQDVIDYRVQMEEREKFTYFGSGGDATDKGTSQINKENTLRDTDRTGSQAPESKSATPKGEPKPKDPANNSHPPLRRLSGQARPSSQTDSDTVDNFLMASAFPEPEGKRAAVNGHRPLARLFSQPRAPAAVPASRKTPGTASNEGLTNGVSEVSSSVPRGEETSAERRRTHNDNDGHSDQISASPRGPTTSRDPSRNHVAAAGASSHINSHARGPSRAAALLEPRRVEIVEQEVRPKATSESQRISRRGASGGCGSDRRKEEEERRNTRAPTPVKDDIDETPTITWSVAATREKFELLCSVSGEDKLGKLTTKTPISRKRSVRKKRSLDGTGTPRRQSVKRSVRRTLSNMESNSSLDAEDRSEAEPERRPQSDGLRLPPVRDLRKNFEAEPTRSPTPTSPSKPLSPTPSKASAAGSPVKSPVRRTSNILQQDATSPASSPEPGFISSKAINGRPKGRIRDDDKGPVTRSLLATRTTPQPDSEVVICWRGPYIAQEPGSEHCLELRGDRQARDHLAAKAESEQAVLANISNAFLAKRRLLAKEVMMARIQERLSQLEETMWDLQAAMAELDNRKARNSLEWGSLERSLRTAEEDAAYWQTRLGQVQKEAQETREKLATALAKGLAQHLGDEEDPRQDALGGTEESQA; encoded by the exons AACCGAGAACTACAGCGCCGTGGCCGTCCGCGCCAAGCTCTCCGTCGAGGTCGAGCAGAGGAAGCGGCTGGGAGCTTGGGCCAAGAGAGTGCTCGTCCTCGATGGGGCCACGCTCTACGCTTACAAGACGAAG GGCGAAGGAGGCAGCGTGGGCGGCTGGGCGGTGGGCGGCGCTGACGTCCACGTCGGGAAAGGGAACGACTCAACCCGCGACGATGGGCGGCATATCCTCGTCGTGTCCCGCCCACCCGCCTACAAACTCACCTTCTCCTTCAACACGACGTACGAGCAGGCGAGGATGGTGCAG GCCCTGTCCTCCTCCGGCGCCACGGTGACGGGCCTGGATGCCATAATGCTGATGAAGAATCTGCGGCgccagcaggaagaggaagagcgggagcaggcgggcggcgggcggaggcAATCTCTGCTGGAGATCTGCGGTCAGAGTCCCCCCCCGGCGACGCAGGGACCCGAGGGCAGCCCAGCAGGTGAGGGTCAAGGCGCTAAGGAGAGCCAAGGTCACGAGGGCAAAATCGGCGACCTGATGCAGGAGATCAGCTCGACGATCTTCAGCGAGGAGACGGGCGTGGTGTCGAATCCCCTTTATACCTCGCTTATTAATCTCTCTTCGCCAAGCCTCAAAAGTGCGCCCAACGGAgatctccattccccttcccataCTTCTGGGAGCGCCGCTAAGGCTTCCCTCGCCGCGGGACCTCCGTCAGAGGCGCTCGCGGGCGGCCGCAAGGAGAACGCGAAAGTTAATCCCGTGCCGAAGCCCCCTCGCAGCGGCTTCCCCGAGCGAAGCCAATCATGGGAACCCCCGGGCAGCCAAGGGCCCGACGACGGAACTCAAGTGCGTTTAAAAAGGCAGTCTTTCTCGAGCTTTGGAGAGGGGAGCACGCTCGCCTGCGGGGGAAGCGGAGAGTCCTCGGAGGACGATGATGTGTTCGGTGAAGTGACGCCTGAAGTGAAGGAGGATTTAGCAGAAGCGAAGAACCAGCTGCTAAGCCAGAAAGATAGTTACGAGAAACGCAGTGACAGTGAAGTCAGTGACGCAGATTCTGCAGAAAATTCCAGAAGAAATCAGAGTAAGGTTGCCAAGTTCATCAAGAGGTTTGAGAGCATCGACCAGCAGAGCAACGGAAGTCGCAGTTCGAGGAGcgacgaagaagacgacgaagaggagggtCAGCCGGAGAAAACCGACGACGTCTACGAGGAGGACCTCAACAAGATGAAGCTGGAACGCGGCTTGTCCATCGACTCCCAGAGCGGCGGGGATTTCCAAGCCTCTGAGCTCATCGGCAGCATCGCGAGAGATTCTCCGCAGAGCCTAGAATCGGATAAGATTCCCTTGTCCTTCAGCGACGAAAGCGCAGGCACGGACAAGGAGGAGAGCTCCAGCGAGAATGGCGACCGAGAGCCTCACTCCAACGGAATATCAACCAGCAGTGAGGACCAGTTCGAAAAGCTCTACCTCGAGCTCAGCCAAGAGAGCCCCGACCACACAAATGGTTTCGGAAATACAAACGGTTCGGAGGAAACCACACAACCGAACGGCACCGATCCGGGCCAAAGGAATGGGGAGACGACGCCAAAAGATCCTCTCGTTGAGGAGACTGAGGCCAACGGCGAGGATGCCGTCGATAGTCCGGAGACGACGCCCATGAAGAGAGTCAATTCCATcatcaaaaagaagaacaaggactCAACCTCCTCGGGAACGGTCAAGAGAGTCCAGTTCAACCTCGACATCCAAACCGTGGAACCACAACCCGTTTCCGACgacagaaccccccaccccccacaaccaaaggagaagaaagagccgCCCACAGACCAACCCAAGAAGAAATCAACCAAAGACCCCACCCCTGCcaaggcctcccctccccctgaagTCCCGCCCAACTCCCCCGTCAAGAAGCCTTCCTCCCCAGCCTCCTCTCCCACCAAGAAGAAAAGCCCAGACTCCCCATCCAAGAAGGGCGGCCGGAGCTCCCCGAGCCCGACCCGCTCGCCGTCCAAGAAGAAGGggatcctctcctccctcttcgccagCTCGGCCTCCAAAAAGGGCGCGGGGAGCTCGGCGAAGGAGGAGACCACCAAGGGCGACGATGCCACCAATATTCCGAAGCCTCAGACCAAGGAGGCTTCGGGGCTTCAACGCCAAACGACGCTGGATATGAGCGCGCCCGTCGTGATGAGCG gccTGGCGGATATGGCTGGCAGCCTGAGCGGTCGCCTCAACACCCGCCGAATCGAAGTCAGGGACGGCCACGTGTTGGCGTTTATGCCGAAATCCTCTGCGCCGTCAACCAGAATTAGCCTCTATGGACTCTCCGTGATGCCGGTGCTAGGGGGCGCCCATGCTCACGCCCTCACCCTCAATCGCGGGTCGAGGTGCATGATGCTTATCAAG CTCGGCTCCCGGGAAGAAATGATGCGCTGGATCAATACGTTATCCGATGAAGTTATCAAGATGACGCCCACCGACCAGCGATCCGGCCTCACCCTGTTCCCGACGCCCCGACAGGACTCttctgggaaggaggagggcgcgagggacgaagaggggaaggaaggagacgcggaggaggaggaggaaggaggagaagaggcgaagAACAGGGTGAATGAGGAGGAAGTTAGTGAAGTTACGGAAGTTAGGGAAAAGGATGATGTCGATGATACTGACGGCGCTGTCGTGATGAGGAAGGAAGTTGCCAGTCTGCAGGATGTGATTGATTATCGAGtccagatggaagagagagagaagtttactTATTTCGGGTCGGGCGGAGACGCCACAGATAAAGGAACGAGTcagattaataaagaaaatacactAAGAGACACTGACAGGACTGGAAGCCAAGCGCCAGAGTCCAAGAGCGCGACGCCCAAAGGGGAACCCAAACCGAAGGATCCCGCCAACAATAGCCACCCGCCCTTAAGAAGGCTCTCCGGCCAGGCTAGACCGAGCTCCCAGACGGACTCAGACACGGTCGACAACTTCCTCATGGCCAGCGCTTTCCCTGAACCCGAAGGCAAGAGAGCCGCTGTAAACGGCCACCGCCCTCTCGCTCGACTCTTCTCCCAGCCTCGCGCTCCAGCTGCCGTGCCGGCCTCCAGGAAGACGCCAGGCACAGCTTCCAACGAGGGACTGACCAACGGCGTCAGCGAAGTCAGCTCCAGCGTTCCAAGGGGCGAAGAGACTTCTGCAGAAAGAAGGCGAacacataatgacaatgatggacaCAGTGATCAAATATCGGCGAGTCCGAGAGGCCCTACAACATCGCGGGATCCGAGCCGTAATCACGTGGCGGCGGCCGGGGCTTCGTCTCATATCAACTCTCACGCTCGAGGACCTTCACGCGCGGCCGCTCTCCTCGAGCCCCGGCGGGTGGAAATCGTGGAACAAGAGGTGAGGCCTAAGGCGACTTCAGAAAGCCAAAGGATCTCGAGGAGGGGGGCTTCGGGTGGGTGCGGGAGCGatcggaggaaagaggaagaagagcgaagAAATACACGCGCGCCCACGCCCGTGAAAGATGATATAGATGAGACGCCCACGATCACATGGTCAGTGGCAGCCACCCGGGAGAAGTTCGAGCTCCTGTGCTCCGTCAGTGGCGAGGATAAGCTCGGTAAGCTCACAACCAAGACGCCCATCTCGCGGAAGAGGTCGGTCAGGAAGAAGAGGTCTCTCGACGGCACAGGGACCCCCCGGAGGCAGTCTGTCAAGAGGAGCGTCAGACGCACCCTGTCCAACATGGAGAGCAACAGCAGCCTCGACGCGGAGGACCGAAGCGAAGCCGAACCGGAACGCCGCCCGCAGAGCGACGGCCTCAGACTCCCGCCCGTGCGAGACCTCCGGAAGAACTTCGAAGCCGAGCCGACCAGGAGCCCGACCCCAACGAGCCCTTCGAAGCCCCTCTCACCCACGCCCTCCAAGGCCTCCGCAGCAGGTAGCCCGGTGAAATCCCCCGTCAGACGCACATCCAACATCCTCCAGCAGGACGCCACTAGTCCAGCATCCTCCCCTGAGCCAGGATTCATCTCGAGCAAGGCGATAAACGGACGACCTAAAGGCAGGATTCGGGACGACGACAAAGGACCCGTGACCCGCTCTCTCTTGGCGACCCGAACGACCCCGCAGCCGGACAGCGAGGTCGTTATCTGCTGGAGGGGCCCTTACATCGCGCAG GAACCCGGGTCAGAGCATTGTTTGGAACTGAGAGGAGACCGCCAGGCGAGAGACCACCTAGCGGCGAAGGCG
- the LOC113830183 gene encoding serine/arginine repetitive matrix protein 2-like isoform X4, whose amino-acid sequence MERRGSAIFYSDDEGDERRPQKHPEGGDEGRPKEDAGEGASVSPEEEKEGDSRTENYSAVAVRAKLSVEVEQRKRLGAWAKRVLVLDGATLYAYKTKGEGGSVGGWAVGGADVHVGKGNDSTRDDGRHILVVSRPPAYKLTFSFNTTYEQARMVQALSSSGATVTGLDAIMLMKNLRRQQEEEEREQAGGGRRQSLLEICGQSPPPATQGPEGSPAGEGQGAKESQGHEGKIGDLMQEISSTIFSEETGVVSNPLYTSLINLSSPSLKSAPNGDLHSPSHTSGSAAKASLAAGPPSEALAGGRKENAKVNPVPKPPRSGFPERSQSWEPPGSQGPDDGTQVRLKRQSFSSFGEGSTLACGGSGESSEDDDVFGEVTPEVKEDLAEAKNQLLSQKDSYEKRSDSEVSDADSAENSRRNQSKVAKFIKRFESIDQQSNGSRSSRSDEEDDEEEGQPEKTDDVYEEDLNKMKLERGLSIDSQSGGDFQASELIGSIARDSPQSLESDKIPLSFSDESAGTDKEESSSENGDREPHSNGISTSSEDQFEKLYLELSQESPDHTNGFGNTNGSEETTQPNGTDPGQRNGETTPKDPLVEETEANGEDAVDSPETTPMKRVNSIIKKKNKDSTSSGTVKRVQFNLDIQTVEPQPVSDDRTPHPPQPKEKKEPPTDQPKKKSTKDPTPAKASPPPEVPPNSPVKKPSSPASSPTKKKSPDSPSKKGGRSSPSPTRSPSKKKGILSSLFASSASKKGAGSSAKEETTKGDDATNIPKPQTKEASGLQRQTTLDMSAPVVMSGLADMAGSLSGRLNTRRIEVRDGHVLAFMPKSSAPSTRISLYGLSVMPVLGGAHAHALTLNRGSRCMMLIKLGSREEMMRWINTLSDEVIKMTPTDQRSGLTLFPTPRQDSSGKEEGARDEEGKEGDAEEEEEGGEEAKNRVNEEEVSEVTEVREKDDVDDTDGAVVMRKEVASLQDVIDYRVQMEEREKFTYFGSGGDATDKGTSQINKENTLRDTDRTGSQAPESKSATPKGEPKPKDPANNSHPPLRRLSGQARPSSQTDSDTVDNFLMASAFPEPEGKRAAVNGHRPLARLFSQPRAPAAVPASRKTPGTASNEGLTNGVSEVSSSVPRGEETSAERRRTHNDNDGHSDQISASPRGPTTSRDPSRNHVAAAGASSHINSHARGPSRAAALLEPRRVEIVEQEVRPKATSESQRISRRGASGGCGSDRRKEEEERRNTRAPTPVKDDIDETPTITWSVAATREKFELLCSVSGEDKLGKLTTKTPISRKRSVRKKRSLDGTGTPRRQSVKRSVRRTLSNMESNSSLDAEDRSEAEPERRPQSDGLRLPPVRDLRKNFEAEPTRSPTPTSPSKPLSPTPSKASAAGSPVKSPVRRTSNILQQDATSPASSPEPGFISSKAINGRPKGRIRDDDKGPVTRSLLATRTTPQPDSEVVICWRGPYIAQEPGSEHCLELRGDRQARDHLAAKAESEQAVLANISNAFLAKRRLLAKEVMMARIQERLSQLEETMWDLQAAMAELDNRKARNSCE is encoded by the exons AACCGAGAACTACAGCGCCGTGGCCGTCCGCGCCAAGCTCTCCGTCGAGGTCGAGCAGAGGAAGCGGCTGGGAGCTTGGGCCAAGAGAGTGCTCGTCCTCGATGGGGCCACGCTCTACGCTTACAAGACGAAG GGCGAAGGAGGCAGCGTGGGCGGCTGGGCGGTGGGCGGCGCTGACGTCCACGTCGGGAAAGGGAACGACTCAACCCGCGACGATGGGCGGCATATCCTCGTCGTGTCCCGCCCACCCGCCTACAAACTCACCTTCTCCTTCAACACGACGTACGAGCAGGCGAGGATGGTGCAG GCCCTGTCCTCCTCCGGCGCCACGGTGACGGGCCTGGATGCCATAATGCTGATGAAGAATCTGCGGCgccagcaggaagaggaagagcgggagcaggcgggcggcgggcggaggcAATCTCTGCTGGAGATCTGCGGTCAGAGTCCCCCCCCGGCGACGCAGGGACCCGAGGGCAGCCCAGCAGGTGAGGGTCAAGGCGCTAAGGAGAGCCAAGGTCACGAGGGCAAAATCGGCGACCTGATGCAGGAGATCAGCTCGACGATCTTCAGCGAGGAGACGGGCGTGGTGTCGAATCCCCTTTATACCTCGCTTATTAATCTCTCTTCGCCAAGCCTCAAAAGTGCGCCCAACGGAgatctccattccccttcccataCTTCTGGGAGCGCCGCTAAGGCTTCCCTCGCCGCGGGACCTCCGTCAGAGGCGCTCGCGGGCGGCCGCAAGGAGAACGCGAAAGTTAATCCCGTGCCGAAGCCCCCTCGCAGCGGCTTCCCCGAGCGAAGCCAATCATGGGAACCCCCGGGCAGCCAAGGGCCCGACGACGGAACTCAAGTGCGTTTAAAAAGGCAGTCTTTCTCGAGCTTTGGAGAGGGGAGCACGCTCGCCTGCGGGGGAAGCGGAGAGTCCTCGGAGGACGATGATGTGTTCGGTGAAGTGACGCCTGAAGTGAAGGAGGATTTAGCAGAAGCGAAGAACCAGCTGCTAAGCCAGAAAGATAGTTACGAGAAACGCAGTGACAGTGAAGTCAGTGACGCAGATTCTGCAGAAAATTCCAGAAGAAATCAGAGTAAGGTTGCCAAGTTCATCAAGAGGTTTGAGAGCATCGACCAGCAGAGCAACGGAAGTCGCAGTTCGAGGAGcgacgaagaagacgacgaagaggagggtCAGCCGGAGAAAACCGACGACGTCTACGAGGAGGACCTCAACAAGATGAAGCTGGAACGCGGCTTGTCCATCGACTCCCAGAGCGGCGGGGATTTCCAAGCCTCTGAGCTCATCGGCAGCATCGCGAGAGATTCTCCGCAGAGCCTAGAATCGGATAAGATTCCCTTGTCCTTCAGCGACGAAAGCGCAGGCACGGACAAGGAGGAGAGCTCCAGCGAGAATGGCGACCGAGAGCCTCACTCCAACGGAATATCAACCAGCAGTGAGGACCAGTTCGAAAAGCTCTACCTCGAGCTCAGCCAAGAGAGCCCCGACCACACAAATGGTTTCGGAAATACAAACGGTTCGGAGGAAACCACACAACCGAACGGCACCGATCCGGGCCAAAGGAATGGGGAGACGACGCCAAAAGATCCTCTCGTTGAGGAGACTGAGGCCAACGGCGAGGATGCCGTCGATAGTCCGGAGACGACGCCCATGAAGAGAGTCAATTCCATcatcaaaaagaagaacaaggactCAACCTCCTCGGGAACGGTCAAGAGAGTCCAGTTCAACCTCGACATCCAAACCGTGGAACCACAACCCGTTTCCGACgacagaaccccccaccccccacaaccaaaggagaagaaagagccgCCCACAGACCAACCCAAGAAGAAATCAACCAAAGACCCCACCCCTGCcaaggcctcccctccccctgaagTCCCGCCCAACTCCCCCGTCAAGAAGCCTTCCTCCCCAGCCTCCTCTCCCACCAAGAAGAAAAGCCCAGACTCCCCATCCAAGAAGGGCGGCCGGAGCTCCCCGAGCCCGACCCGCTCGCCGTCCAAGAAGAAGGggatcctctcctccctcttcgccagCTCGGCCTCCAAAAAGGGCGCGGGGAGCTCGGCGAAGGAGGAGACCACCAAGGGCGACGATGCCACCAATATTCCGAAGCCTCAGACCAAGGAGGCTTCGGGGCTTCAACGCCAAACGACGCTGGATATGAGCGCGCCCGTCGTGATGAGCG gccTGGCGGATATGGCTGGCAGCCTGAGCGGTCGCCTCAACACCCGCCGAATCGAAGTCAGGGACGGCCACGTGTTGGCGTTTATGCCGAAATCCTCTGCGCCGTCAACCAGAATTAGCCTCTATGGACTCTCCGTGATGCCGGTGCTAGGGGGCGCCCATGCTCACGCCCTCACCCTCAATCGCGGGTCGAGGTGCATGATGCTTATCAAG CTCGGCTCCCGGGAAGAAATGATGCGCTGGATCAATACGTTATCCGATGAAGTTATCAAGATGACGCCCACCGACCAGCGATCCGGCCTCACCCTGTTCCCGACGCCCCGACAGGACTCttctgggaaggaggagggcgcgagggacgaagaggggaaggaaggagacgcggaggaggaggaggaaggaggagaagaggcgaagAACAGGGTGAATGAGGAGGAAGTTAGTGAAGTTACGGAAGTTAGGGAAAAGGATGATGTCGATGATACTGACGGCGCTGTCGTGATGAGGAAGGAAGTTGCCAGTCTGCAGGATGTGATTGATTATCGAGtccagatggaagagagagagaagtttactTATTTCGGGTCGGGCGGAGACGCCACAGATAAAGGAACGAGTcagattaataaagaaaatacactAAGAGACACTGACAGGACTGGAAGCCAAGCGCCAGAGTCCAAGAGCGCGACGCCCAAAGGGGAACCCAAACCGAAGGATCCCGCCAACAATAGCCACCCGCCCTTAAGAAGGCTCTCCGGCCAGGCTAGACCGAGCTCCCAGACGGACTCAGACACGGTCGACAACTTCCTCATGGCCAGCGCTTTCCCTGAACCCGAAGGCAAGAGAGCCGCTGTAAACGGCCACCGCCCTCTCGCTCGACTCTTCTCCCAGCCTCGCGCTCCAGCTGCCGTGCCGGCCTCCAGGAAGACGCCAGGCACAGCTTCCAACGAGGGACTGACCAACGGCGTCAGCGAAGTCAGCTCCAGCGTTCCAAGGGGCGAAGAGACTTCTGCAGAAAGAAGGCGAacacataatgacaatgatggacaCAGTGATCAAATATCGGCGAGTCCGAGAGGCCCTACAACATCGCGGGATCCGAGCCGTAATCACGTGGCGGCGGCCGGGGCTTCGTCTCATATCAACTCTCACGCTCGAGGACCTTCACGCGCGGCCGCTCTCCTCGAGCCCCGGCGGGTGGAAATCGTGGAACAAGAGGTGAGGCCTAAGGCGACTTCAGAAAGCCAAAGGATCTCGAGGAGGGGGGCTTCGGGTGGGTGCGGGAGCGatcggaggaaagaggaagaagagcgaagAAATACACGCGCGCCCACGCCCGTGAAAGATGATATAGATGAGACGCCCACGATCACATGGTCAGTGGCAGCCACCCGGGAGAAGTTCGAGCTCCTGTGCTCCGTCAGTGGCGAGGATAAGCTCGGTAAGCTCACAACCAAGACGCCCATCTCGCGGAAGAGGTCGGTCAGGAAGAAGAGGTCTCTCGACGGCACAGGGACCCCCCGGAGGCAGTCTGTCAAGAGGAGCGTCAGACGCACCCTGTCCAACATGGAGAGCAACAGCAGCCTCGACGCGGAGGACCGAAGCGAAGCCGAACCGGAACGCCGCCCGCAGAGCGACGGCCTCAGACTCCCGCCCGTGCGAGACCTCCGGAAGAACTTCGAAGCCGAGCCGACCAGGAGCCCGACCCCAACGAGCCCTTCGAAGCCCCTCTCACCCACGCCCTCCAAGGCCTCCGCAGCAGGTAGCCCGGTGAAATCCCCCGTCAGACGCACATCCAACATCCTCCAGCAGGACGCCACTAGTCCAGCATCCTCCCCTGAGCCAGGATTCATCTCGAGCAAGGCGATAAACGGACGACCTAAAGGCAGGATTCGGGACGACGACAAAGGACCCGTGACCCGCTCTCTCTTGGCGACCCGAACGACCCCGCAGCCGGACAGCGAGGTCGTTATCTGCTGGAGGGGCCCTTACATCGCGCAG GAACCCGGGTCAGAGCATTGTTTGGAACTGAGAGGAGACCGCCAGGCGAGAGACCACCTAGCGGCGAAGGCG